A window of Halovivax gelatinilyticus genomic DNA:
AGGACACCCGAGACGCGGCTTCCAAGCACGCGGCTTGGTCACCATGATTGCGTACACACCATCGAGACAAAAAGGTCTCGCACGCCTGCGGTATCGACAGCTACAGCTGCGATCGACTTACGCTTTGGATTCTAGCGTTCGACTTGACCCGTTTCGGGATGGGGTGTGCTGATGGCGAACGTCAAGTCGAACGAGAAATTGGATGTAGAAACCTGTTACCGTTGTGGCGATTCGCTTGACCGTGCGCACTGGGTTCGCCTCTCAACGGTGAACTGTGGTGAACTGGCCGCGGCGTATCGCGACAGTGACCGACAGTTCTGTCCCGACTGCATCGCGGCCATCGGGATGATGGAAATCGATATTTCCGTTCACAAAGACCTGGAGGGTAGGCGACGGGACCGGTTGTTACCGATTCGTTGAGCTCTGCCAACCATCGTTTCAATTCCGTTGTGGATTTTCTCCCTGCTGCGACCGATCAGCAACATCCTCGCCTCGTGAAACGCCATTGTTTCAATTCCGTTGTGGATTTTCTCCCTGCTGCGACCGTCGGAGGTGCCACGTTGCCACCAGCGATAGAACCGTTTCAATTCCGTTGTGGATTTTCTCCCTGCTGCGACCCGTTCGCGTACGAGTCGAGCACCAACGTCTCGACGTTTCAATTCCGTTGTGGATTTTCTCCCTGCTGCGACATGGTAGCGGTTCCAGGTCGCGGCGGCCGAAGCCCGGTTTCAATTCCGTTGTGGATTTTCTCCCTGCTGCGACACTCCTTCCTCGAGCTCTTGTCCTTCGAGACCGGAGTTTCAATTCCGTTGTGGATTTTCTCCCTGCTGCGACACGACCCTCACGGCAACGAATCTCACACGGAGGACTAGTTTCAATTCCGTTGTGGATTTTCTCCCTGCTGCGACTCGACGATAACCGCAACCAGTTCACCGTTGATATCTTGTTTCAATTCCGTTGTGGATTTTCTCCCTGCTGCGACCGACGAGAAGGCGGTCGAACCGCATAGCATAGGCAGTTTCAATTCCGTTGTGGATTTTCTCCCTGCTGCGACATGCTGGGTATGAAGTTCTCACCCTCCTCTAAAAGTTTCAATTCCGTTGTGGATTTTCTCCCTGCTGCGACTCATCAGGCCGAGAATGAACAGCGCCACCAGCAGGAGTTTCAATTCCGTTGTGGATTTTCTCCCTGCTGCGACCGAATCGTCGAGACGGACTACCACGCGGACGACGAAGTTTCAATTCCGTTGTGGATTTTCTCCCTGCTGCGACGTTCCGGGTGGCCTTCCGGGTATACCTGATAGAGTTTCAATTCCGTTGTGGATTTTCTCCCTGCTGCGACTCGAGCACGAAGCCATCCCGGTTATCTCGGGCAACGTTTCAATTCCGTTGTGGATTTTCTCCCTGCTGCGACGTGCCGTCAGACGCACGGATCGACTGGCGCCAGATCGTGTTTCAATTCCGTTGTGGATTTTCTCCCTGCTGCGACATTCCGGATCGTGGCGCAACTCCTGTGCTACAACGTGTTTCAATTCCGTTGTGGATTTTCTCCCTGCTGCGACCCGCGCGCGAGGTGGGCCTGTCCGACCCTTACAGTAGTTTCAATTCCGTTGTGGATTTTCTCCCTGCTGCGACAACGCGAGAAATTTACAGACTTCCTCGTGTGGAACGTTTCAATTCCGTTGTGGATTTTCTCCCTGCTGCGACAGCACTCGGGGCAGCCACGCGTTTCACAGTGTGTCGGTTTCAATTCCGTTGTGGATTTTCTCCCTGCTGCGACCTCAGCGTCCTGTTCATCGTTTCAGGGTTAATCGGGTTTCAATTCCGTTGTGGATTTTCTCCCTGCTGCGACCCGACACATCGCAAGGATGGTTGACAGTGGGAGATATTGTTTCAATTCCGTTGTGGATTTTCTCCCTGCTGCGACGGTTCGCTGCCGGTTGGGCGGTCCACTGCTACCGCGTTTCAATTCCGTTGTGGATTTTCTCCCTGCTGCGACTGGGGGTGAATATGGGGCTATAGGCCCCATAATTGTTTCTCCTGGCTCGAAAATCGACCTGTGCTTCGTGGACTGGGGCTGTACAGCGACTTCATAAGGGTCCACGAAGAGTAGTTCAAGGGAACTGCGATGCGAGGTACAGTCGGCCACTGAGCGTGATTTCGACGAGCTTGGATCGATCTTCGGTGTGGCACGATACTAATCCCTCGGATTCGAGTTGGTTGACGTGCCGAGTGATCGTACTCTTCGCACTTTCCCGTCGCTCTTCGAGTGATGAAATCGACACCGGTTGCCCTTGGTCCGCTACGGTGATCAGCGTCTGTTTCGCACCACGGGAAACGTTCGTCGGGAGCGTGGGTACTTCCCACTCCCGAACCTGTCCATCGATATCGCTGTAACCCAAGATGCCAGCGATATTTTGTCCATGCGCAATTGTGGCAACGATCAGTGGAACGAGTACGTCACGGGCACCCCCTCCAAAATTGACTATCACCGAGCCGTCCGCAGCCGTCAAAAGGTCGCTGCACTGAATTACGGCCGACGAAAAGTCATCGTGCGGAATCCGTTCGACGTCAACCGAGATTTCCGGTTCGATTTCGTGCAATAGTTTCTCGACATCTGCAATCGCATCCGCCGCGCGATCGGTATCGGTCTCCTCGCCGGGACGAACCAGCACAACAAGGTCTCCCGCCTCGATATCTTGTTTTAGAATCGCCCGCGTGACGCTGGTCGTGTTGAACCCGATCGGTGAAACGAACGTCCGCATTTGCCTGAATTTCGCGTCTTGGACTCATAATATTGCAGGATATTGCAACGGACCCGTTCCTGTTGCAGTACAAATAGGTCGGTGGCTTTATGACCATTGCACATCATTTTCTGCCATCCGTCGCATGGCAACACAGAAACCAAAGGGATCCCAGGTTCGCCGGGTCGAAATCTGCGTTCGACCCACAGCTCGATTTCCTGTCCCGAAGTCAGACGGGTATCCGCTCTACAGTGCACTTCTACACATACTCGAGCGAGCGAACGAATCCGTGAGCCAGCAGGTTCACGACTCCCAACTCGGAAGCCTCCACTGCAGCGGCCTTCAAGGCCGATTCGGTGGAAGCGATCGAGCCCACCACAAGAGCCTCCTCCCGAACGAGGAGTACACCATCCGGCTCGGAATCGTCGATCCCGACGACGAGGCAGTGTTCCAGGCACTCGTGAAACAACTCGTGCTGGAAGGCGAGGAAATCGCGTTGACCGACGGCACGTTGCGGGTCGAATCCTTCGAAAGCCGGAACGTGAGTCACGAAGAACTACTCACACGCGCGGGGGAAATGGATGATCCATCAGTGACGATCGATTTCCAGACCGCGACGTGTATCAAGGAAGCTGGAGAGGTTACCACGGCGTTTCCACACCGATGGGCCGTACTGAAGTCGTTGCTCGGAAAGTGGAATCGGTCGTGTCCGGACGATCTGGAGTTGGAACTGGATCGTGAGGCGGTGTTGGCGAATGTGATCGAAAAGCCGAACGTAGACACACTCGATACACATAGCGTCTTGGTGAACAGAGTTCGAAACGAGGACGGAGAGACACGGAATCTGTTTCTTCAGGGATTTACCGGTGAGGTCACGTTCGAGTTCAAAGACGCGAGTGAGAGTCTGGAGAATGCCGTTGTTGCGGTGGCGCAACTTGGGGAGTACAGTGGCGTAGGGAGTGCAGTGGCTAGAGGGTGTGGATCAGTTAGTGTGAAGGTGTTAAATTAATGAGTGATGGCTCAGACGAAGAGCAAAGTGGGCTCAATGACTTCAGCAGCGCTGATAGAGGTGAACCAAATGATCCGAAGATAAGAGAAAAGGCAAAGTCTGGCGTCGCGTCCCTGTCAGGGGAAATATTCGAGAATCCTGACGAGGCATTCGCTCCCGACGAGACAGAGTCTGACGAGCAGGAAGCGCTCAACGAGGTGTTCAAGGAGTACCTCTCCGAGATAGACGGGAAGCTCATTGAGGCTGGTTGGCTATATCTCCCGAATAAGAGCACCGAATACGGGAAAGTCGACCAATCAATGCTCAACCACACGCGGAACCTTGTATTCTTCCTCCACCGGCTGGCTACTCAAGCAAAACCAGCCGGTCTCAGACCGATTTCTCCGAAAGAGTTGCGCCACCTCATCGCTCTTGCGGTCATTCATGACTTCCACAAACTCCGTGATGAAGACGGGAATCGGTCAGAGCGATTCAACATTACAATTGATGAACTAGAACCTTTCGTTCAAGAACTCGGATTAAAGGAGTTCAGTGCAGACCCTTCGGAAGCAGATTCGGCCCTCGAGCTGCGAGATTTCCGTTCCTGTGCTGTTGATCACCACGCGACCGACAATGCTAAACCGACGAATGTGACGATTCGGTGGGAAGAATACCGACCGTTCATCCGATTAGCAGACGGGATGGCATCCTCGACGACACCAGAAAAAGCGGCGGATTCGAGGGCACAAAAGCAGTTTCGGGAATGTTTCCCAGGTGCAGACGTTGAACTGGCTCATCACCGAATTGATCACGTGAGTGGAATATTCACAAGCTTGATCAATACTGCTGTCAATGAGCACCTTGAAGAAGAATATGATCATACGCTTCTGACTATCTATCAAGATGGGTGTGTATATCTTGCGCCACAAAATCGATTTCCTAAGCTCACTGACCAGTTTGTAAATGCGATTTACAACCAATTGAGCAAGAACATCAGTGACTTTCATCCCACGTACAGTAATACAGATCTTCTTGCTGAAGACATCGGCACGGTAAATCTCGGGCATTATAGCCTAAACCCCTCTCAGTTCTTTTACGCTGGTGCACAACGAGTGACACAAGCAATTATAAAAAAAGGTGTTAATGATGGCTCTATTGATGAAGAGCCAACTGAATCGGCTCTTAAATCGATGGAATTGTTGGAGGATGATCTTGATAGTGAATTATACAAAACAAGCCAGTTGTATGGAATGGCACGATTTGTAAGTACCATCCGAAGAGGAATTCTTCCAGCATTCCTTAATGACTCAGGGATGTTATCTGATGAGGGACTTCGTGCGACCGGTAACGTGCTCAATCTTCCTGAGGACGTTGCAGAAGAACTAATCTCCCTACCTTCGGATGTTAAAGATCGGCTTGTGAGCGGTAATAAGTGGGAATTTTCATACGCCTTTGGACAAGCTCTACTGGAAAAGCACGGTCAAGGAAAGAAAATCAGTGAGGGTGAATCGAAGATCATTGAAAATATAGAGGATGGGCTCGATTCGATCGCAGACGAGACGTACTGGGTGGAGACTCTTCGAGAGAGCTATTCTGGTGGATACCGCTCAGAAGTGGTTTCCTTCATCCAAAAACATCTCCGAATTGGTGAAGAATCACAAGGGGAAGCAGGCGCACTTACAGACACTTACAACCAGTATGCAGAAAGCTCTCGTCGTGGACGCATCTGCTCACTCTGTTCTGGTGGCCTAAGTGATACACACAACCTTGGTGATATGCAGCCATCTGACGACATCACCATGATTCGTGGAGGGTTCACAAACCGCGATCCGATTGGGAGTGGTAAACGAGATAACCGAGTGGTGTGTGTCCCTTGCCAAATCGAACTTTCGCTACGTGGTGCGGCTAGTAACAACCGCTACAATGGCCGACTATTCATTCACCTCTCACCAGATTACTTCTACACACCTTTTACATGGCGACTATTTAACCGGATCACCAACCAGTTTACCGGCGATAATCGTGTTCGAATTGGTCGACTTGCTGAGGCGGTTTCGGATATTGAAGAGCCGGAAAAATTCAATCAAGTGCTGACTGAACTCACACGAGAGGATGGAGGTCGGCCAATGATTGACTCACTTTCCGGCGGTTTTGATCAAGAGGCGCAGTATGGAGCACAAGTTGTCGGGTATTTCAAAGAGTTGTATGATGAGGGCACAGGAAATGATACTGAGTTCCAGTTCTTCGGGACTTTCCTCGCCCTTGCAATCAGTTCCTACACGGGAATGCGAGTGTATCTCAGTGCATCTCCGATCCCGGAGATGCGATCGCGTGACTTCCCAGAGTTCGTAAAGATCGGAGGTAGCTTCACTCAAGTAACATCGTTCTATGGAGATAGCGTTCCACTCTCAGAATTGCAAGTACGACTTCAGTCAGCAGCTGCCCTGATCAAGCTAGGTCACGCACTTCAGGGAAAAACCCGTAAGGACTCGCTGTTCGCGAAGTACCTTCGGGTGACTCGAAACGAGCTGCTCCCGGGGTCGTATCTGCTCAAACGAGCAGCCCAATCCTCAGATGAGGGGCCGTACATTCCCGCCCTGATGAGGTACGCAGTCACGCTGGATGAGCAAGCCGGAATCAAGCAGTACGGTTCAAATATGAGTGATACACCACACAGCCGCATCACACAACTCGCCGATCTCGCCTACGATGCAATCCGTCCCGCAAGCGGACATGGGCGAAAGCCACATCGCGTCGAACGAGTCTTTCGCGAGAGTGTGAAGGCGGTCTCGAAAACAGGAGAACAGCTGAGCCGAGACGACTACGTGATGCTCGTCTCGGGTAGACTTCAAAAACGACTAGTTCCGGAGAAAGTGAAAGCTGTTTACCCAGTCAGTGCAGAAATGTCGAACGCTGGCACACCATTACAGGAACGCATTGAGGAGTATTCCGAATTCTTCGTCGACGAGATCCTCTATGGTATCGCCAACGGCCGTCCCTCGCAGCTGAAACGGCTCAAGAACAACCTTGCCGATGGATTCTTTGGTGCAACGCTCAGGGCAGAATCGAAGTTTTACGAAGAGCGTGACCAACAGAACGAGACCACCGACACGAAAACGGAGGCGGAGTAACCAATGCTACCAGAATCAGTCACTACGGCGCTAGAGAGCGGGACCGTTCCGATCGACGAAATGACGAACACACCAGGAACCAACTACACGACGATCCTGGTTCTCAGAGAACTCGAAAGTCACGCAATCTTTACGACGAATGGCGAGGACGCTGACATCGCCTCGCTCTCGGTCGTTGGAGATGGCGCAAGTATCGAGTACTCGCCGGGAATCATGTTCATGCGTAAACAAACCGGTAGCGACCGCCGCATGGGCAAGGCCATCCAGCGCGAGCTGCTGAATTACGAGGAAGACGACTCGATGGAGGTAAACAACATGAACCCCCGTTCAGTCGAGTCGGCCCTCTACGGGAGTGCAGCAAGCGGCGACGATGACGTCGATATTGGCGTTACCTCGCGAGTAATGTACGATACGGCGTTTAGCGTACGGGACGCAAGCGCATGCATCGACGAGAAGTTCCAGAACGCACCAGGTGAGGATTACGCGAAAGGCTCCCGTTCGACCATCCGTGAGCCGGACTTCTTCGAACCGGGTTCGCTCTTCCCGTGTGCAATTACGCTCCGAGACGCGACGCCTGCTGAAGTGGCGTTCGTCGTTGCAATCACGAAACGAAACAAGCGCTACGGTGCAGCAACGACTCGGCTTGGCCGCGTCAAAAACCATATCCTCGGCGTGTACACCGGCGACGAGGAAGGCCCTTCGAACCGCGAACTTACGGCAAACGTCATCACGTCGTTCGCTGCAGAGAGCGATTATACGTTAAGTGACGTCGTTCAGTCCCCAGCGCTCGATATTGCGGAGGCGAGTGAATACGTCCAAGATGCGTACGACGCTGCTTGCACGGAAGGGGTTGCACAGGATCCTGTCGATCAGGCAGTTGTGAACGAACTTGTCGAAATGGCTGCAGATGACGAACTTGGGGCTATTATGGAAGCCCAGCAACCGCATTCCGCGGAATTCATCGATAACGCGATAAAAACTGACGGGGACTGACGGGGTTGCCATGCAGGTCATCGAAGCAACGCTCACGACGCACGGAAAAGTTGGATTCGCCTCACGAGAGGTGGGTCGAATGACCGATACAGATCCGTGTATCCTGAACACAGCGTTGCACTACGCCCTCGGCCTCGCGAGTGGACGGTACGTGGACGTGATTCACCAGCCAACCTACATCGAAGACACCGCCGATGTAGTCGACGATGTCTATGTCACCCCCGCGGCCCCCGCTCGTATCGAACGGCAAGGGACGGCTCGGACGGAATATCTGACCACGAATCGAAACGCTCGAAGCGACACCTACGCGACGCCCAACTACCCGGCCACTGACGATCCAACAGGTCGAGCTGACAAGAATCTCCCGACGTTCGAGCGGGAACGGGCGTTAGCACCCGAGAATGCGTTCCGTTTCTACGTCTTTCCGTACGGGCAAGAAGCGAGCGAAGTATCTACACGACTTCCATCGTATATCCGACTTGGGAAGAAGCGAGGGAAGGGACATGTCAGTTATCGAATTGTCGACGCCGAGCGCCGATCGGGAACGTTCAATCTCGGACATCCACTGAGCGTATACGATCACGACGCTATGCCGACAGGTGGCGTCGTGATGAAGCAGATGCAGCCGACACCGGTCTGGTTCGAAGGGGAGTTCGACACTGACCACTACGCTATTGAGTCCCCATTTCCGAACGAGTCGAGGATCCGTTATCCGGCCGGGGCGAAGTTTCTCGCAACAAAACGGGACGATGTCTAACCACGATTCAGTCTCGTTCCAGCTTGCTGGGCTTGGACTTCGGACGTATCCGGGTGAGTATCCGGTGGAAGGTATCACACCGTATCGACACCAGTGGGCCCTCCACGATGCGCTTACATCCCGTGAACCCGGGATATTCGTGAACGATGCCCCCACCGGCGGGGGAAAAACGCTCTCCTGGTTGGCACCGGTAATTTCAGCAGGGCTCTCGACAGTCGCTATCTATCCAACAAACGCACTAATCGAAGACCAACAGAGAAATATTTCTGAGTTATTGAGTGATGTCGATGGTGGGGACGACTGTCAGCTACTGGCCGTCACTAGTGAAACGCTCCAGAACGAATATGCAGAGCAGTTTCCCGATGCCAGTTCTAACGGCGAACGGCTTTCATCCCTACTGAGACAGGCATTTTCAGGCCGGAAGCCCGTCGTTCTCCTCACAAACCCAGACATATTCGTATTGCTTCGTCGAGAAATGTACCATGAGCGAATTGGGCAGATCAAACAATTTGAAGTGGCCGTCGTTGACGAATTTCACCGAGCAACACGAAAAGAGCGGAATACGATACTGTTCCTCCTCGACGAGATGTACGATACCGACGAGTCTATATGTCGATTGAACCACCTCGTTTTCCTGAGTGCAACATCAGACGTGCGCCTCGAACGCCAGTTCGAAGAGGCGATGGTTGCGCCATATTATCGAGTCGACGACGTTGGGTGGCGAACGGATCCGCATCCCGCAATCACAGAAGAAACGCCATCAACGATATCATTTGGACCGGGTGAATTACCCGCAGCATACCGCGCGGTCTTACCACCTGTAGATTTGGTAATCGAGCCAGCACCGACGTTCGGGACCGCGGCAGAAGTGCTTGACAACGTCGAAGTGGTGCTGGAGCGATTGGCCACCGGTCGGACGGTTATCATGCTCGATGGGGTTCACGAAATCGACCGCGTGTATGATCTCTTACACGGTTCGGATCTCACTCGCGTTGAACGGATTGACGGATTTCACCGCGAGGACGTGCGGGAGAAAATCGACACGTTCGACACCTTAGTGAGTAACTCTGCCGTTGAGGTCGGTGTCGACTTCGATGCGGACCAGATCGTATTCTCGGGCCACGATGCTGCAAGCTTCTTCCAGCGACTTGGACGGCTTCGCACCCGTCCTGACCGGTCTGATGCGTTTGCATACGCCCCTCCCTATCTCTTTCACGATCTTGAACCCCTTTCAGACTCTCTCGACGGACAATGGGTTGATCGCTCAGAATTCGAAAAACGGGTCAAATCGGCCTATGTCGATTCGTCCACACCCGCTTCGTTTGACTGGCGGTACTCCGCTGTAGAGGCCTACGATCACGTCGAAGAGCGAGTAGAAGGTGCACCAGCGGATGACCAACTGGCCATTCGAAAGGCTGGCTGGTATCGAATTGAAAGTCACTTTTTCAACGAGGACAAGGGCGGCCTCTCCGAAAACGACCTCCAACGTATCTACGAGGTGGCTGATTCAGCACTTCTCAATACGCTGAAAACGTATCGGGGGGAAAGCGTCCAGACACTCGTTTACGATCAGCGTTCACAGAGCGTTCAAACGTACAATCTCCCGTACCTTCTCCGCCATTCTGACGTTTCATTCTATACCCGAGATACCTTTTTAACTCATCTACCAGATGGGCTTGTTGATAAAGTGTCAAGATTGGAACCGTACAGTAGCGGTTACTGCATTTACAGAGGTGAATACGACGGGCAATCAGCCGGTGGAGATGCTGATCAGACCGCTGGAAGGCTTTTCACGTATAAAGCAACGGGGGAACTCTATAGCCTTCTGAGCGATTGTTCTCGAGATATCCGTACCCCAAAGGTTTGCACTGGTCTAGAGGTCGAAGTGACGCCGAGCGTCAGGGGTGTTGATGTACTAAAGGATGAACTCTCTACCGACCAGATCCTTTGTTATCCGGTCGAAGGGCATGTCTCACAAATTCAGAACCAGTACTCACTCGGTTCATTTGGGTTCATTTATCCACTTCTCTATTCCGAAGGCGACGCAGCAGTGGCATTCGGCCACGACGCCCTGTATCTCCATTGTCGCGTTCAAGACAGAATACAAGCAGAATCTAACACGTTCGACGAGGTGCTCGATTTTTGAGTTCGCCAACAACCGTCGGACAACGAGACGAACTCGTTCACGTTAGCGCGTTGAATGAATACGTGTACTGTCCACGTCGGTTCTACTATCAGCGATATCACGACGAAATCGGTACTCCGTACGAACTCATTGACGGTCGATCGAAACACCAGAACCAATCAAACAGAGGGGGATGGGTGACTGAACGTTACTTCAGATCCGACGAGCTCAAACTACACGGGAAAATTGACCTGATTGAATCTGACAGTGAGGTTCTTACCCCAGTCGAGCGGAAGCGTTCCGAAAGTGGGCAATACTATCCGAGCGACGAGGTGCAACTCACAGGATACTGCATGTTACTCGAGGATGCACTCGACGAACCGGTGAATGTTGGCTACATTTACCTTTATTCGACCGATACCCGACACGCGATTAGGATCAAAGAACGGCATAGAGAAACAGTTCGTAAGATCGTGTCGAGAATTACAGAGATGACTGTTAATTCCCTTCCCCCATTCACCGACAATCCAAAAAAGTGCGAAGCCTGCTCAGCACGCCAGTACTGCATGCCATACGAAACAGCGCTACTCGAACCCGAGAAAGCCCAAGGGACTGGCTGGGAGGACCGCGTATGAAGTCTGCGGAGGGAATGTTCGATGAATCGATCGTCTACGTGACGAGGCAGGGTGCTCAGATCCGGACCGGCGAGGGACGAATCATAGTCTTCGACGTCACGCTAGACGAAGACGACGATAGTGATCCGGAGTTGGCCTCCTACCCAATCGAGAAGGTGGATACGATAAACGTCTTCGGCGGAGTCAACTTCACGACGCCTTTCATCAAGACGGCGAACGAGTCGGGGATCGTCCTCAACTACTTCAGCACGAACGGGAAGTATCGCGGAAGCTATCGTCCAACGAAGAACACGATCGCCGAAATTCGACGGGCACAGTACGGATTGTCGAGACAGGAGGAACTCGAAATCGCGAAGTCGATGATTTCCGGAAAGATCCGGAATGCTCGCACTCTCCTCTCTCGAAAGGGTGTTCACGGGACGGATGTTCTCAGAGATCTCGGAGTGCGCGCGACGAAAGCTATGACAAAAGACGCTCTCCGCGGGACGGAAGGCGAAGCTGCAGAGCGCTACTTCTCCCGACTGGACGAGACCCTTATTGACGGCTGGACGTTCGAAAAGCGGACGACACGCCCGCCGGAAGACCACATCAATTCGCTACTGTCACTTACCTACGTCTTCGTCAAGAACGAGGTGCTTGGCGCGCTCTATCAGTACAATCTTGATCCGTTCCTCGGCGTGTTACACGCCGATCGGCATGGCCGGCCCTCGCTCGCGCTCGACCTGCAAGAGGAGTTCCGGCCGATATTCTGTGATGCGTTCGTTACGCGGCTGATCAACCGCGGTGTGATAACACACGATGACTTCAACAAGGACAATCGATTGGCCGATGACGCGTTCAAGACGTACCTTGGAAAATTCGACGAGTACATGCAAGAGGAGTTCACACACCCATATTTCGAGTACAACGTCTCGAGGCGGAAGGCAATTCGTCAGCAGGCGATCTTACTTCGAAAAGCAATCACTGGTGAACTCGATGGATACCATCCTTTGACATTCGATCGATAACAATGCGTCTCGTCATTACGTACGACATCAGCGACGACAAGAATCGGCGTCGAATCTATCGAACACTCCAGCGATACGGGGCCTGGCGACAGTACAGCGTATTCGAGGTCAACGTCTCGAAAACGGAACGCGTCGAACTGGAAGATGAGTTGAAAAAACACGTCGAAGAATCCGATGACGATCGAATCAGAATCTACCGTCTTTGTCAGTCGTGCCAGGGTGACGTGACCGATATCGGTGCAGGACCACCAGACGAACAGTCCAACATTGTGTAGCTGGTCTTCGTAGACCATTATAAAGGAGGTGTACAGCCCCGGTCCACGAAG
This region includes:
- the cas5d gene encoding type I-D CRISPR-associated protein Cas5/Csc1, with translation MQVIEATLTTHGKVGFASREVGRMTDTDPCILNTALHYALGLASGRYVDVIHQPTYIEDTADVVDDVYVTPAAPARIERQGTARTEYLTTNRNARSDTYATPNYPATDDPTGRADKNLPTFERERALAPENAFRFYVFPYGQEASEVSTRLPSYIRLGKKRGKGHVSYRIVDAERRSGTFNLGHPLSVYDHDAMPTGGVVMKQMQPTPVWFEGEFDTDHYAIESPFPNESRIRYPAGAKFLATKRDDV
- the cas3 gene encoding type I-D CRISPR-associated helicase Cas3' — encoded protein: MEGITPYRHQWALHDALTSREPGIFVNDAPTGGGKTLSWLAPVISAGLSTVAIYPTNALIEDQQRNISELLSDVDGGDDCQLLAVTSETLQNEYAEQFPDASSNGERLSSLLRQAFSGRKPVVLLTNPDIFVLLRREMYHERIGQIKQFEVAVVDEFHRATRKERNTILFLLDEMYDTDESICRLNHLVFLSATSDVRLERQFEEAMVAPYYRVDDVGWRTDPHPAITEETPSTISFGPGELPAAYRAVLPPVDLVIEPAPTFGTAAEVLDNVEVVLERLATGRTVIMLDGVHEIDRVYDLLHGSDLTRVERIDGFHREDVREKIDTFDTLVSNSAVEVGVDFDADQIVFSGHDAASFFQRLGRLRTRPDRSDAFAYAPPYLFHDLEPLSDSLDGQWVDRSEFEKRVKSAYVDSSTPASFDWRYSAVEAYDHVEERVEGAPADDQLAIRKAGWYRIESHFFNEDKGGLSENDLQRIYEVADSALLNTLKTYRGESVQTLVYDQRSQSVQTYNLPYLLRHSDVSFYTRDTFLTHLPDGLVDKVSRLEPYSSGYCIYRGEYDGQSAGGDADQTAGRLFTYKATGELYSLLSDCSRDIRTPKVCTGLEVEVTPSVRGVDVLKDELSTDQILCYPVEGHVSQIQNQYSLGSFGFIYPLLYSEGDAAVAFGHDALYLHCRVQDRIQAESNTFDEVLDF
- the cas7d gene encoding type I-D CRISPR-associated protein Cas7/Csc2, with product MTNTPGTNYTTILVLRELESHAIFTTNGEDADIASLSVVGDGASIEYSPGIMFMRKQTGSDRRMGKAIQRELLNYEEDDSMEVNNMNPRSVESALYGSAASGDDDVDIGVTSRVMYDTAFSVRDASACIDEKFQNAPGEDYAKGSRSTIREPDFFEPGSLFPCAITLRDATPAEVAFVVAITKRNKRYGAATTRLGRVKNHILGVYTGDEEGPSNRELTANVITSFAAESDYTLSDVVQSPALDIAEASEYVQDAYDAACTEGVAQDPVDQAVVNELVEMAADDELGAIMEAQQPHSAEFIDNAIKTDGD
- the csa3 gene encoding CRISPR-associated CARF protein Csa3, whose amino-acid sequence is MRTFVSPIGFNTTSVTRAILKQDIEAGDLVVLVRPGEETDTDRAADAIADVEKLLHEIEPEISVDVERIPHDDFSSAVIQCSDLLTAADGSVIVNFGGGARDVLVPLIVATIAHGQNIAGILGYSDIDGQVREWEVPTLPTNVSRGAKQTLITVADQGQPVSISSLEERRESAKSTITRHVNQLESEGLVSCHTEDRSKLVEITLSGRLYLASQFP
- the cas10d gene encoding type I-D CRISPR-associated protein Cas10d/Csc3; the encoded protein is MSDGSDEEQSGLNDFSSADRGEPNDPKIREKAKSGVASLSGEIFENPDEAFAPDETESDEQEALNEVFKEYLSEIDGKLIEAGWLYLPNKSTEYGKVDQSMLNHTRNLVFFLHRLATQAKPAGLRPISPKELRHLIALAVIHDFHKLRDEDGNRSERFNITIDELEPFVQELGLKEFSADPSEADSALELRDFRSCAVDHHATDNAKPTNVTIRWEEYRPFIRLADGMASSTTPEKAADSRAQKQFRECFPGADVELAHHRIDHVSGIFTSLINTAVNEHLEEEYDHTLLTIYQDGCVYLAPQNRFPKLTDQFVNAIYNQLSKNISDFHPTYSNTDLLAEDIGTVNLGHYSLNPSQFFYAGAQRVTQAIIKKGVNDGSIDEEPTESALKSMELLEDDLDSELYKTSQLYGMARFVSTIRRGILPAFLNDSGMLSDEGLRATGNVLNLPEDVAEELISLPSDVKDRLVSGNKWEFSYAFGQALLEKHGQGKKISEGESKIIENIEDGLDSIADETYWVETLRESYSGGYRSEVVSFIQKHLRIGEESQGEAGALTDTYNQYAESSRRGRICSLCSGGLSDTHNLGDMQPSDDITMIRGGFTNRDPIGSGKRDNRVVCVPCQIELSLRGAASNNRYNGRLFIHLSPDYFYTPFTWRLFNRITNQFTGDNRVRIGRLAEAVSDIEEPEKFNQVLTELTREDGGRPMIDSLSGGFDQEAQYGAQVVGYFKELYDEGTGNDTEFQFFGTFLALAISSYTGMRVYLSASPIPEMRSRDFPEFVKIGGSFTQVTSFYGDSVPLSELQVRLQSAAALIKLGHALQGKTRKDSLFAKYLRVTRNELLPGSYLLKRAAQSSDEGPYIPALMRYAVTLDEQAGIKQYGSNMSDTPHSRITQLADLAYDAIRPASGHGRKPHRVERVFRESVKAVSKTGEQLSRDDYVMLVSGRLQKRLVPEKVKAVYPVSAEMSNAGTPLQERIEEYSEFFVDEILYGIANGRPSQLKRLKNNLADGFFGATLRAESKFYEERDQQNETTDTKTEAE
- the cas6 gene encoding CRISPR system precrRNA processing endoribonuclease RAMP protein Cas6 — its product is MSQQVHDSQLGSLHCSGLQGRFGGSDRAHHKSLLPNEEYTIRLGIVDPDDEAVFQALVKQLVLEGEEIALTDGTLRVESFESRNVSHEELLTRAGEMDDPSVTIDFQTATCIKEAGEVTTAFPHRWAVLKSLLGKWNRSCPDDLELELDREAVLANVIEKPNVDTLDTHSVLVNRVRNEDGETRNLFLQGFTGEVTFEFKDASESLENAVVAVAQLGEYSGVGSAVARGCGSVSVKVLN